AACTCTGAGATTCTGCTCAGCATTAAAGACATTACTGAGTTTGAGGCAACAAGCAGACTGCTCAGGGCAATTACCTACGCCAACGACCTTATTGTCAGAGTGGATGACAGAGAGGAGCTTTTTGAGCAATCCGTTAAGCTTCTGGCCGACATAGGCAAGGAAAGCTCCTGCTGGATAGGCATGCTTTCAAATGGAGAAATAACAAAGGTTTACTGCGAGGGTTGCTGCTGTGCAGTTGAGATTACAACTTATCCAAAATGCTTTGAGGAGGTTCTCAGGAAGAAGAAAGCCATCATTGTCTCTGCAGAGGATAGAGACGAGGACTGCCCCTTTTACACCAAGAAGCCAAGGCTTTGCTGCATCATTGCTCCTCTCATAATAAACGGTGATGTGATAGGCTTTAACGTTCTGCACTCTCCAACTGAGTTCTCTGAGGAAATGAAGGAGTTTTTTGAGTCCGTAACCAACAACATAGCAATAAAGGCCAAAGCAATTGAAGCCGATAAAGCTAAGAAAATTGCCTTCAAGCAAATTGAGGACAACATCATCAAGCTTGCGGGGAATCAACAATGAAGCAGGATGAGCAGGAGATTGAGTGGTATAAGGCATTGGTGGATAATTCGTCCGAAATACTGATGATCATCGACGAATATGGAAACATAAAGTACATTTCTCCTTCTGTGAAGGATATTGCGGGATATGACAGTGATTCGCTCATAGGAGTTAATACCTTCATTTTTGCCCATCCCGACGAGGTTGACTACATATTTTCCAAACTTCAGTTTTTGCTCGAAAACCCAGGAGTTCCAGAGTTCATCGAGTTCAGGGCTTTGCATAAAGACGGGCACTGGGTGGAAGTGGAAGCAATGGGCAAAAACCTCCTTCACACGCCAGTTAAGGGAATTGTAGTTACAATGAGGGACGTGAGCAAAATCAAAAAGCTCGAAAAAGAGCTTAGAAGGCTGGCAGAGAACGTTCCCTTTGGAATTATTGTTTTGGGTGATGGTGGGATTATATACTCCAACAAAGAGGCCGAAAGGATTCTCGGATATAGCAGGGAAGATTTTCCGTCTTTGGAGGAAATCTCATCCAAAATTGAAGGAGAGAAAGGCAGCTTCATTTCAAAGATGAAGAGAAAGGATGGTAAGGAAATCTGGCTCAGTGTGAGATACATTGAGACGGAGTGGATGGGAGAGAAAGCCTACCTTGTAGCCTTCTCAGACATAACCGAAAACCTGTTACTCCAGAAAAGGCTTGAGAGCAGAACAACACTCCTCAAAACCATCAACAGAATTCTCCGCCACGATTTGATAAACGACTTAACTGCAGCCCTTGGAATGCTTGAAGTTTACAGGGATTTAAGGGAGGAGAGCCTTCTTTCTACAGTTGAAAGAAGATTGAATGATGCTGTAAAGCTGATAAAGAGGATGAGAGAGCTTGAAGTTCTCTCTGAAGATGGAAAGGAGCTGAAGGAGATTAGAATCTCCGAAATTGTTGGGGAATTGAGGGGAAAATACGACATTCAGATATCACTTCAGGGAGATGCTGTGGTGGAGGCTGATGATGCCCTTTTCTCTGTTTTCGACAACCTGATAAGAAATGCTGTCGTCCACGGAAACGCCTCCCTTGTTGAGATTAAATGCACTCAGAAAGATGGACTTTGCGAGATAGTGGTTGAGGACGACGGCTCTGGAATTCCTGAGGACAAGCTGCAGAAGGTGTTTGAGAGAGGTGTAAAATTCGGAAAGGGTGGGGCGATGGGTCTGGGGCTGTTCTTGGTTAAAAAGCTAATTGAAAGGTATGGTGGTAATGTCAGGGCTGAGCCCTCCTCCAAGGGTGCAAGGTTCGTTATACAGCTTAGGGGTAGAGTTACTTAATCTGAAAGTAATTGCAATTTTGAGCAAAAAATTTATTAATGATTTTTTGGTTAAATTAGATTGGAGGTGATAGCCAAGAGGGGGAAGAAGAGCAGAGGCTAATACTGTGTCGTCGGCTCTATTTCGCCGGCGACACTCTTCTTCACCATTTCTTTCGCCTCTTCTATGCTGTAGTTTCCAAGCAGCCACATGAGCTTTATTAGGGCGACTTCTGGAAGCATGTCCTCTCCCTCTATTACTCCTGCCCTCAGAATGTCCCTTCCGGTGTCGTAAACTCTATCGCAGACCCTCCCCCAGAGGCACTGGGAGGTCATCACAACAACGGAGTCCTCGCAAACTCTTCTTAGCGTGTCAATCCAATCAGTAGAAACGTGGCCCAATCCAGTCCCCTCGATAACAAATCCCCTGTAACCCTTGGAGTGGTAGTATTCGAGGATGTCGCTGCTCAGCCCGGGGAAGAACTTGATGAGGACTACTTTCCTCTCAAGCCTGTCCGTAAGCTTCAACTCCCTCTCACCCCTGCGGTAACGCCAAGAAAGCCACTCAACGCTGAGCGAGGGGTAGTCGATTCTGCCTATGGGCTTTGCGTTTACAGACTGAAAGGCATCCCTTCTGGAGGTGTGGTTCTTCCTTACTTTCACACCGCGGTGGACTAAGCAGTAATCATCACTTGTCGAGCCGTGCATGCAAACCACCACCTCGCCAATGTCCTCTGTTGCTGCCTTCGCAGCACACAGCAAGTTCATCGCAGCATCGCTGCTGGGCCTGTCGGAGCTTCTCTGGGCACCAACAAAAACCACGGGCTTTGGTGTTGAGAGCATAAATGAAAGCGCAGCAGCGGAGAAGTGCATTGTATCGGTGCCGTGGGTGATTATTACTCCCTCATGGTCTTTTAAAGCTTTGTAGACGTGCCTTGCAAGCTCAATCCAATTCTCTGGCTTCATATTCTCGCTCAGAATGTTGTAAAGCAGCTCGGCATCAACATTGCAGATTTCGGTTAGCTCAGGCACTTCCGAGGCTATTTCCTCCGCTGTGAACTGGCTTGTTACCGCTCCGGTTCTGTAATCAACCTTGCTGGCTATAGTGCCTCCCGTTGAGATAATCTTGACATCCGGCAATCCCTCCCTCTTAACCAGTTCAGGAAGATGGGGTTCGAAGGGTTCAACCTCAAGGACTTCGAGAAGCTCGTACTCCTTAAATCCAACATTGTAGCCATTATCAAGCTTCAGGACAAAGTTTCCGGTAAAGGAGGGCATCACTATGCCTTCAAAAATCTTTCCCTTTGCCTTTATTCTGACTCTCTTGCCTTCAAGCCTTTCAGACATTGATATCCACCCCCAGCTTTTTGGCCTCATCGTAAAGCATTTTAAGCCCCATTTTAACCTCTCCCCTAAGCTTCCTTAACAAAGTTTTCCTGTCTTTCAGATCGCTTTTCCTCGCTTTTATCATTCTCTCCACCTCAGCCTTGCTCGTCCCTCCCAGATTTCCCCTGTTCTCCACGACCTTCTCAACGTCCAGAGCTTCAAGCACGTCTTCATCTCTGACGTTTATTTCAACACCAAGTTCTTTAGCTGCCGAATTAACATCGGATGCTGTAGGCCTCTCCAGCTCCTTTGCAGCCAACCTCCCAACAATGCGATGCGCCATCCTGAAGGGAACGCCGTACTTCATTACGAGCATGTCTGCAAGCTCGGTTGCGGTGGCAAACCCCTTTGAGGCTTTTCTTTCCGTAATCTCAGGGTTGAACTTTATTTTACCCATCATTGAGGCAAAAACCTCCACAGCCAAGTGCGTTCTTTTCAGAGATTCGTAGAGCAGGGGATTCATCTCCTGAAAGTCCCTGTTGTAGCTGAAGGGTGTCGCCTTGTAAATCATCATTGCTGACGTTAAATTCCCCGCAATTTTTCCCGCATTGGCTCTCAAAAGTTCTGCAATGTCAGGATTCTTTTTCTGAGGCATGATGGAGGACGTTGACGAAAACTCATCAGGTAAGGTGATGAAGCCGAATTCTGACGAAAACAGGACAATTTCCTCGGCAATTCTGCTGATTGAAAGCATTGCCTCGGCCGCCACAAAAATGGACTCAATAACGAAGTCCCTCGACGCCACTGCATCCTCGCTGTGCTCAACGACTCCGTCAAATCCCAGCAACCTTGCAGCGTAGACTCTGTCAAGGCTGTATCCCGTGGACGCGAAGGCAGCGGAACCGAGAGGTGATTTGTTCACTCTCCTGAACGCCTCTATTGCCCTCTCAAAGTCTCTTGAGAGCATATCGTGATAAGCGAGAAGGTGATGCGACAGCCTCGTTGGCTGCGCATACTGGAGATGCGTGAATCCGGGCATCAGAAAGTGGGACTTCTCGGCCTTCTTAATCAAAACATCCAGCGCGTTGAGGATTGCCTCTGCGAGATTCAGCAGGTGGTCTCTCGCGAACATTCTCAGGCAGGTTGCAACCTCATCGTTTCTGCTCCTTCCCGTGTGCATTTTTGCACCGTGAGGGGTTATCTTCGTCACCTCTGCCTCAATGGCTTCGTGAACGTCTTCGTAGGGCCAATCTTCCCTAAATCCAGAATCCTTTACCTTTTTCAGAGCCAAAATTATCTCCTTTGCTTCTTCTTCGCTTAAGTAGCCTCCCTTCTTGAGAGTCAGGACGTGGGCAACGTCAACGAGAATATCGTACAGGAAGATATTTTTATCGTGCTCGATTGAAGAGGAGAGCTTCAGAGCCTTTGGGTCCATGCCTTTCTTCATCCTGCTTTCTCTCAGCATGCACTCAGTTTGTGCAGAGGTTATTAATTCTTACCGCAAATGTATTTATGTTTTGGAGATGATGGCAGAGCATGAAGTACAGAATAGTCAGGATAGAGCTTAAAAGTGACGATGAAGTTACGCTTTACCTGAAATCGGCCAGCAGGAAGCCGGGCGTTATGGCCAAAGCCGATTTCAGCGATCCGGTCAAGGTAATCGAATTCGGACTGCAGATGGGGATGGACCTGGCGAGGAGGATAGAGGAACTCATGCAGTTCGACGCCTTTCTCACCGTTCCCTACGATTACTACAGCATGAACGAGTTGAAGGTCGGAGACGTGGTTGAGGTTGAAGTGAGGCTGGCTGAGAGGTAGGCGAAAGTGATATATATCTACTCTCTTTAAGTCAATCCTAAGCTCCGGTGGTGTAGCCCGGCCAATCATTCCGGCCTTTCGAGGTTTCGCCGAAGAGAGCCGGCGACCCGGGTTCAAATCCCGGCCGGAGCATTATCCTTTTGTGCTTGGAAACTCACACAAAAAATTAAAAGTCAATGCAGTTCTTGACAGCCTCCTCTCTGCTGCTCAAGTCCATCAAAAACCGCAGGGTAATGAGGGCGGCCGTTGGTGAGCCTCCGCCGTGGAATGCTCCCACCAGGTGGGATGAAGTAGTCCAAAATTCGATGAACTTCACGATTTTAAGTCTCTGCTCCGCGGTAAATTTCTCGCTTGCCCGGAGGAAGTCCCCAACCATTTCAAGGTCAAATTCTGAAGGAGAGGTGCCTATAATCCCTCCCGAAATGTCTATCAGGTTCATCAGAGCTTTGGCGAACCCCTCTACACCTATAACCTTCCCGGAATTTGCCATCTGAAAGTTGGGCAACCAGCAGCCGTTGTGATTTGCCCCCTTCACCGCAGCACCGACGGAGATTGCAAAGGCACCCTCGCTGACTGCAACCATCTCAGCCACTTTCTGCTGCAAAGCTGAAACGTTCTCAAGACCGCTCGTCTTTAGCATTAGACTCGCTGCACCGGCCATCGAGTCGATAAACCCTGCCTTGCACGCTGCCCCCACACACCTGTGAGAGGGTGCGAAGTAGCTGACCACGTCCCTCGCCGCCTTCAAGTCCTCAAAAACGAAAACCCTTTCCCACGGTATGAAGACGTCGTCAAACACAACCATGCAGGTTGTTCTGTCTCCGTACTTATTTCCTGCCTCAAACTTTCCCCCTTCGCGCTGCTTCGCCTGAATTCCAGTGTTCTGAAGGATATACTTTATCCCCTCGTCCTCGGGCATGGCGGCAAAAACGACAGCGAATTCCTCCTCTCCTGGACGGAAGGTCTGAGTTGGTAAGACGAAGTTGACGTCTGCCGCAAAGGCACCGCTCTGGCAAATCTTAGCTCCTCTGACCACTATCCCATCTTCTCTCTTCTCAACCACACGAAGGTACTTGTCCTTTTGCTCCGAGGGCCTCTTTCCCCTATCCCCCTTAACATCCGTCAGCGCGGCGGTGCAGGCATAATCCTTCTTCTGGATCTCTTTGAGCAGTTCCAAAAACCTCCTGTGATAGTCCGTTCCCTCCCTCTCGTCAAGCGCCTTTGTTGCCGGGTAAATGGCGTTAATTGCATCACAACCGGTGCATCGGTAGTTGCAGGTTGCAAGCTTTAGGCTTAGCTCTCTCTGATAATCATATCTCGCAATCAGGTCTTCAAAAGTTTGGTTAACGTAGTTCAGCCTGTTTACCTTCTCTCCAACAAGCTCGGAGTGTGGAGCGTACTTTTCCGCTATGCTGTAGGTATAGGCCATTGCCTCAACCGTCGGCCTTATATTCGGATGGTTTACGAAATCCTCAATTTTCTTTCCGAGAACGTAGATATCCCTTTTGTATTCACCCAACCTCTCTATGTATTCCTCCGGCTTTAAAAGCATAGTTCCACCTCAATCAATCCTGATAGAATTTCTTTTTTAAAAGCATTTCTATTTGTACATCATTATGGCTTCCAAAATTGTCGATTCTATGTGGTGGGGAAGGGGGATAATTCCGTCAAAATCGCTCCTGCTCAAATGGTTTAAAGCAAGGATTGCCGCGGAAAAGGTCCTGTCCATCACCTCAATCGGTGTTCCGCTACCGAGGGCGAGGTTTGCCGCATAACCGTCAGCGACCAAGAAATACCTTTTCCCGGCTATCTCGTACTCCTTAACCAGGCCGTAGTCTTTGATAAGCTCACCTGCAGGCTCAATTTCCATCTCAGCACCCATGTTCAGAATAATGCTCCCATCAGAGATTTCTTCAAGCTCCTCTTTACCGAGAACACCTTTAACTCCGGTGCACGTTACCACCACTTCCGCGGTAAAATCTTTCTCGACTCTGAATCCCTCATAAAGAGCTTCAATCTGCCTCGTTTCGTCATTGTCCCAAACGGCTACATCACAGCCTACAGACTTCAGGAGTCTCGCACAACCTCTCCCAACTCTGCCAAAACCCAGAATAAGGGCCTTTTTTCCCGGCAAAAACACGTTCAGCCTTAGCAACGCATCGAGCAAACCAAAAGCCGTCCCATGTGTGTTCTCTCCAGTGCCCTTTAACGTCGAGGAGTCAAGCGATATTGCTTTCATCCTAACATCCATCTTTCGCAGGTACTCCTCGCCGGTTTTCGTGAGCTCCACAACCTTAAGCCTTTCCTTCCCGCTTTTTACCGCCACTCTCGAAAGCACCGCTGCACAATCAAGGAAGTACTCAGCATTAACAACGTCCCTTTTCATCTTCACCTCAACACCCTTCTCCTTCAACCAACTAACAACCTCAGGTTTCGTTGAAAAATCGTCGAGCTTTGCAGCATAGACGTTGGTGTACCTGGAAAGCTCGTAAATTAGACAAGCGGACTTGTATTCGAGAGGAATGCAGATAGCCAGCTCATCCACCTCAATGTCCCTGGCAAATTTCCTGACGAGCTTCATTCTTCTGTGATACCAATCAACAGATATCACGATACAGTTTCTGCAGCAAAATATTTCAACTTATTGAAAGACTCAGAGATAAACCGACCTTCAGGCTGAGGTGATAGCCTTTGGAAACTCTGCTCGAAATGAGGAACATAGTTAAGCGATTCGGCAGCCTTGTTGCCAACGACCACATCAACTTCGAAGTAAAAAGGGGCGAGATTCACGGACTTCTGGGTGAAAACGGAGCGGGTAAAACGACTTTAATGAATATTCTCTACGGAATTTACCAGCCGGATGAGGGAGAAATAATCTTCGAGGGTAAAAAGGTGAGATTCAAAAGTCCGAAAGATGCCATCTCAGCCGGTATAGGGATGGTCCATCAGCATTTCATGCTTGTTCCGAGGATGAACGTACTTCAAAACATAGTTCTCGGTTATCGCACTCCCTCTGACCCCCTAATAAACCACAGGTGGGTTGAGGAAAGAATTGAACGTCTCTCCGAAAAGTACGGGATTGACGTGGCGCTTTACGAGGTCATTATGAACTTGAGCGTTGGAGAGGAGCAGAGGGTCGAAATTTTGAAGGCTCTCTTCCGTGACGTTAAGCTTCTCATCCTCGACGAGCCGACAGCTGTTCTCACACCTCAGGAGGTTGACAGCCTTTTTTACGCTCTGAAATCCATGACGAAGAGTGGTCTTACAATTATTTTCATAACTCACAAGCTAAAGGAGGCTCTTAAGGTCACGGACAGGATAACCGTCTTGAGAAGAGGGAGAAAGGTGGGAACTGTCATAACTTCTGAAACAAACGAAAGAGAGCTTACCAGGATGATGGTTGGTCGGGACATAGTGCTTGATATTACAAAACCGCCTTCAACGCCCGGCAGAGAAGTCCTCAGGGTCGAGGATTTGTGGGTTAGGGACGAAAGGGGAAATTACGCTGTGAAGGGTGTGAGCTTCTCAATAAGAGAGGGAGAGATTTTTGGGATTGCCGGAGTTTCGGGCAACGGACAGAAAGAGCTCGAAGAGGCTATAGCGGGACTGAGAAAGGTTGAGAGGGGCAGAATCATTCTTGACGGAAAGGATATAACAGCCAAAGGCGTGGCGGAAAGAGAGGACATAGCATACATACCCGAAGACAGGATAGGCGTCGGGTTGGCACCCTCTCTTTCCGTTCTGGAAAACCTTATGCTGAAGGACTTTAAAAAGTACAAAAAGCGCTTCTCCCTGAACTTCGAAGAAATGGAAAAGAGAGCGATGAGCCTCGTTGAGGAATTCTCTGTAAAAACTCCATCTTTGCACTCTCCGGCAGGAACGCTTTCTGGTGGAAATATCCAGAGGCTGATTCTCGCAAGAGAGCTTTCAAGAAATCCCAGATTGATCATAGCCTCCCAACCAACAAGGGGACTTGACGTTGCCGGCATAGACTACGTGAGAAGGAGGCTTATAGAGGCGGCGATGAGGGGGTCTGCAGTCCTTCTGATTTCCGAAGATCTGGATGAGATTTTCCAGCTCAGCGACAGAATAGGGGTTATGTACGAGGGTGAGATAAGGGGAATCGTGGACAGGAAAAATGCCAACTACGAGAAAATTGGTTACCTGATGGCGGGAGGTTTGGAGGTCGCAGCATGAGGGACATAGTAACTCCAGTCATTTCCGTAGCCGCATCCCTCGTCCTGGTGGGGATTTTACTCGCCGCCATAGGGATAAATCCCCTCGAAGCGTACGCTGTGATGTTCACAAGGTCCTTCACATCCAAATTCGGTCTCGCGGAGCTGTGCGTGAAAACAACACCTCTGATACTCACCGGCTTGGCGGTGGCAATTCCACTAAGAGCGGGGCTATGGAACATCGGCGCGGAAGGGCAGCTTTACATGGGTGCCTTCGCCGCAAGCGTTGTGGCCCTTTACTCCAACCTTCCGGGATACGCGATGCTCCCGGCAATGTTTGCTGTGGGAGCTTTGTTCGGGATGGGCTGGGCGGCAATTCCGGCTGTTTTGAAGGCAAAATTCGACCTCAACGAGATAATTTCCACACTCCTTCTTAACTACGTCGCCATATACTGGGTGGAGTACATGGTTTACGGCCCTATGAGGGGCAAGGAGGTTTACAACTTCCCGTACACAGACCTTTTTCCCGATGCCGCAACACTTCCAAGGTTCTTCGGAACTCGCTTCCACCTTGGGTTCTTCATTGCTGTCGTCATTGCCTTGGTAATTTACTACATCATCAGGAAGACGGATTTTGGCTTCTCCCTCAAGGTTGTCGGAGCGAATCCGAGGGCTGCTGAATACGCGGGGATAAGCAGGCAGAAAATGGTAATATACTCCATGCTTCTCGGCGGAATGCTCGCAGGAATAGCGGGGATGATTGAGGTGAGCGGTATTCAGCTAAGACTGAGGCCCTCAATCTCCACCGGATACGGGTACGCGGGAATTCCCGTTGCTCTTCTCGCTTCCGGAAATCCGCTGCTCGTCATGCTCTCCGCAGCGCTGTTTGGCTTTCTGTACGTTGGTGGCTCAGCGCTCCAGACCACCTACTCTGTGCCAGTTGCTATAGTCTACGTATTTCAGTCATTGATAGTTCTGTTCATAATAGGCGGGCAATCGCTAAGGAGGAGGGATTAAGATGGTGGACCCAAGCTTCTTGGCCTCGCTGCTGGCTTCCTCGATTAGGGCCGGTACACCACTGCTTTACGCAACGCTGGGTGAGATTCTTACCGAGAGAAGCGGAATTCTTAACCTCGGACTTGAGGGGATAATGATTACCGGAGCCTTTACCGGATTTGCCGTAAGCCTCGCGACCGGCAGCCCATGGCTCGGAGTTCTCTGCGGTGGGCTTGCCGGAATGGCTCTCGCCTTCGTGCATGCGTTCTTTTCCATAACGCTGAGAGCCAACCAGTCCATAACCGGATTGATGCTGGTTCTTCTCGGTCTCGGCATAACGGGATTTCTGGGGAGAAACTACATAGGGGAAGTTGCGTTCTACATCGATCCAGTAAAGATTCCCGTCTTGTCAGACATTCCTTACATCGGAGAAATTCTTTTCAGTCACGATCCGCTGGCTTATCTCGCAATAATTCTCGCAGCAATTATGTGGTTCATCCTTTTCAGGACGAGGTACGGTTTGGAGATAATTGCAGCCGGAGAGAAACCGGAGGCTGCTGACAGCATGGGTGTTAACGTTGACAGAGTGAGGTACCTGAGCACGCTTTTAGGAGGCTTTCTCGTTGGGATTGGAGGGGCGTATCTCAGCCTCGCCTACGCGAAGCTGTGGACGGAGGGGATGACCGCAGGAAGGGGATGGATCTGCTTAGCTTTAGTTATCTTCAGCGGATGGATGCCGCAGAGAGCAGTTTTTGGTGCCTACCTCTTCGGAGGTCTTGACGTGCTGTCCTTCAAGCTCCAGGCGACGGGAATAGAGGTGTCGTACCACCTCATGAAAATGGTCCCCTACGTCGTCACGATAGTAGTGCTGCTGTTCAGTGTCGTGAGAAAAAGGGCTGCCTTTGGAGCGCCTGCAGCACTTGGAATACCGTATGTCAGGGGGAGGAAAGAGTAAAGTTTATTTCTTTTGGCATTTGGCAGAAGATATGAAGGCAAAGGTTCTGGTTTTTATCGCTCTAGCGGTATTAGCTGCTGGGCTGTTTGCAGGGTGTGCAGGAGAAGAGAAGACTCCTACAACCACGCAAACCACAACTACTGAAACTGCATCTGAGAAAAAGCTTAGCGCTGCCTTCGTTTACGTAAGCCCGATTGGGGATGCGGGGTGGACTTACAGCCACGACTTAGGGAGGCAGTATATTGAGAGGGTTTACGGAGT
The nucleotide sequence above comes from Archaeoglobus fulgidus DSM 4304. Encoded proteins:
- the argH gene encoding argininosuccinate lyase — translated: MLRESRMKKGMDPKALKLSSSIEHDKNIFLYDILVDVAHVLTLKKGGYLSEEEAKEIILALKKVKDSGFREDWPYEDVHEAIEAEVTKITPHGAKMHTGRSRNDEVATCLRMFARDHLLNLAEAILNALDVLIKKAEKSHFLMPGFTHLQYAQPTRLSHHLLAYHDMLSRDFERAIEAFRRVNKSPLGSAAFASTGYSLDRVYAARLLGFDGVVEHSEDAVASRDFVIESIFVAAEAMLSISRIAEEIVLFSSEFGFITLPDEFSSTSSIMPQKKNPDIAELLRANAGKIAGNLTSAMMIYKATPFSYNRDFQEMNPLLYESLKRTHLAVEVFASMMGKIKFNPEITERKASKGFATATELADMLVMKYGVPFRMAHRIVGRLAAKELERPTASDVNSAAKELGVEINVRDEDVLEALDVEKVVENRGNLGGTSKAEVERMIKARKSDLKDRKTLLRKLRGEVKMGLKMLYDEAKKLGVDINV
- the gatD gene encoding Glu-tRNA(Gln) amidotransferase subunit GatD, whose translation is MSERLEGKRVRIKAKGKIFEGIVMPSFTGNFVLKLDNGYNVGFKEYELLEVLEVEPFEPHLPELVKREGLPDVKIISTGGTIASKVDYRTGAVTSQFTAEEIASEVPELTEICNVDAELLYNILSENMKPENWIELARHVYKALKDHEGVIITHGTDTMHFSAAALSFMLSTPKPVVFVGAQRSSDRPSSDAAMNLLCAAKAATEDIGEVVVCMHGSTSDDYCLVHRGVKVRKNHTSRRDAFQSVNAKPIGRIDYPSLSVEWLSWRYRRGERELKLTDRLERKVVLIKFFPGLSSDILEYYHSKGYRGFVIEGTGLGHVSTDWIDTLRRVCEDSVVVMTSQCLWGRVCDRVYDTGRDILRAGVIEGEDMLPEVALIKLMWLLGNYSIEEAKEMVKKSVAGEIEPTTQY
- a CDS encoding adenosylhomocysteinase yields the protein MISVDWYHRRMKLVRKFARDIEVDELAICIPLEYKSACLIYELSRYTNVYAAKLDDFSTKPEVVSWLKEKGVEVKMKRDVVNAEYFLDCAAVLSRVAVKSGKERLKVVELTKTGEEYLRKMDVRMKAISLDSSTLKGTGENTHGTAFGLLDALLRLNVFLPGKKALILGFGRVGRGCARLLKSVGCDVAVWDNDETRQIEALYEGFRVEKDFTAEVVVTCTGVKGVLGKEELEEISDGSIILNMGAEMEIEPAGELIKDYGLVKEYEIAGKRYFLVADGYAANLALGSGTPIEVMDRTFSAAILALNHLSRSDFDGIIPLPHHIESTILEAIMMYK
- a CDS encoding ABC transporter permease, which codes for MRDIVTPVISVAASLVLVGILLAAIGINPLEAYAVMFTRSFTSKFGLAELCVKTTPLILTGLAVAIPLRAGLWNIGAEGQLYMGAFAASVVALYSNLPGYAMLPAMFAVGALFGMGWAAIPAVLKAKFDLNEIISTLLLNYVAIYWVEYMVYGPMRGKEVYNFPYTDLFPDAATLPRFFGTRFHLGFFIAVVIALVIYYIIRKTDFGFSLKVVGANPRAAEYAGISRQKMVIYSMLLGGMLAGIAGMIEVSGIQLRLRPSISTGYGYAGIPVALLASGNPLLVMLSAALFGFLYVGGSALQTTYSVPVAIVYVFQSLIVLFIIGGQSLRRRD
- a CDS encoding sensor histidine kinase is translated as MKQDEQEIEWYKALVDNSSEILMIIDEYGNIKYISPSVKDIAGYDSDSLIGVNTFIFAHPDEVDYIFSKLQFLLENPGVPEFIEFRALHKDGHWVEVEAMGKNLLHTPVKGIVVTMRDVSKIKKLEKELRRLAENVPFGIIVLGDGGIIYSNKEAERILGYSREDFPSLEEISSKIEGEKGSFISKMKRKDGKEIWLSVRYIETEWMGEKAYLVAFSDITENLLLQKRLESRTTLLKTINRILRHDLINDLTAALGMLEVYRDLREESLLSTVERRLNDAVKLIKRMRELEVLSEDGKELKEIRISEIVGELRGKYDIQISLQGDAVVEADDALFSVFDNLIRNAVVHGNASLVEIKCTQKDGLCEIVVEDDGSGIPEDKLQKVFERGVKFGKGGAMGLGLFLVKKLIERYGGNVRAEPSSKGARFVIQLRGRVT
- a CDS encoding ABC transporter permease; protein product: MVDPSFLASLLASSIRAGTPLLYATLGEILTERSGILNLGLEGIMITGAFTGFAVSLATGSPWLGVLCGGLAGMALAFVHAFFSITLRANQSITGLMLVLLGLGITGFLGRNYIGEVAFYIDPVKIPVLSDIPYIGEILFSHDPLAYLAIILAAIMWFILFRTRYGLEIIAAGEKPEAADSMGVNVDRVRYLSTLLGGFLVGIGGAYLSLAYAKLWTEGMTAGRGWICLALVIFSGWMPQRAVFGAYLFGGLDVLSFKLQATGIEVSYHLMKMVPYVVTIVVLLFSVVRKRAAFGAPAALGIPYVRGRKE
- a CDS encoding ABC transporter ATP-binding protein, which codes for MRNIVKRFGSLVANDHINFEVKRGEIHGLLGENGAGKTTLMNILYGIYQPDEGEIIFEGKKVRFKSPKDAISAGIGMVHQHFMLVPRMNVLQNIVLGYRTPSDPLINHRWVEERIERLSEKYGIDVALYEVIMNLSVGEEQRVEILKALFRDVKLLILDEPTAVLTPQEVDSLFYALKSMTKSGLTIIFITHKLKEALKVTDRITVLRRGRKVGTVITSETNERELTRMMVGRDIVLDITKPPSTPGREVLRVEDLWVRDERGNYAVKGVSFSIREGEIFGIAGVSGNGQKELEEAIAGLRKVERGRIILDGKDITAKGVAEREDIAYIPEDRIGVGLAPSLSVLENLMLKDFKKYKKRFSLNFEEMEKRAMSLVEEFSVKTPSLHSPAGTLSGGNIQRLILARELSRNPRLIIASQPTRGLDVAGIDYVRRRLIEAAMRGSAVLLISEDLDEIFQLSDRIGVMYEGEIRGIVDRKNANYEKIGYLMAGGLEVAA
- a CDS encoding 4-hydroxyphenylacetate 3-hydroxylase family protein, which codes for MLLKPEEYIERLGEYKRDIYVLGKKIEDFVNHPNIRPTVEAMAYTYSIAEKYAPHSELVGEKVNRLNYVNQTFEDLIARYDYQRELSLKLATCNYRCTGCDAINAIYPATKALDEREGTDYHRRFLELLKEIQKKDYACTAALTDVKGDRGKRPSEQKDKYLRVVEKREDGIVVRGAKICQSGAFAADVNFVLPTQTFRPGEEEFAVVFAAMPEDEGIKYILQNTGIQAKQREGGKFEAGNKYGDRTTCMVVFDDVFIPWERVFVFEDLKAARDVVSYFAPSHRCVGAACKAGFIDSMAGAASLMLKTSGLENVSALQQKVAEMVAVSEGAFAISVGAAVKGANHNGCWLPNFQMANSGKVIGVEGFAKALMNLIDISGGIIGTSPSEFDLEMVGDFLRASEKFTAEQRLKIVKFIEFWTTSSHLVGAFHGGGSPTAALITLRFLMDLSSREEAVKNCIDF